A window from Bacteroidota bacterium encodes these proteins:
- a CDS encoding CcmD family protein translates to MKRLRYFLAMLLLMSFSTLLNAQGSPANDMMRSNGRIYVVIAVILTILIGLVLYIVRLDKKISKLEKEK, encoded by the coding sequence ATGAAAAGACTAAGATATTTTCTGGCTATGTTACTGTTGATGAGTTTTAGCACATTACTGAATGCACAAGGTTCTCCGGCAAATGATATGATGCGAAGTAACGGAAGGATCTATGTAGTGATAGCCGTGATACTAACGATTTTGATCGGGTTGGTTCTATACATAGTAAGACTGGATAAAAAAATAAGCAAGTTGGAAAAAGAAAAATAA
- a CDS encoding nucleotide sugar dehydrogenase produces the protein MYQELVDGKSKLAVIGLGYVGLPIALEFAKKISVIGFDISEKRIEMMRNSIDPSNELEKQAFEGCDITFTTSLDLLREAKFFIVAVPTPVDEHNVPDLTPVKKASETVGKVVKKGDYVVFESTVYPGCTEEDCLPIIEKLSGLKNITDFKLGYSPERINPGDKNHTLSSIIKVVSGCDATSLEDIAKTYELVVKAGVHRASSIKVAEAAKIIENTQRDLNIALMNELSIIFNMMGINTYEVLEAAGTKWNFLKFQPGLVGGHCIGVDPYYLTYKANELGYDAEVILAGRNINDNMAKYVAKTIVQHLIKNTDDVKKAKVLVKGATFKENVSDIRNSKVADVVKALESYYVNVEVEDPYADSDELKHEYGFGLVDKVSTDYDAVIITVPHNDYKELGDDYFASITKPHAMIADLKGIYRNKISNRQYWSL, from the coding sequence ATGTATCAGGAACTGGTTGACGGAAAATCTAAACTGGCAGTGATTGGACTTGGCTATGTAGGCCTTCCAATCGCTTTGGAATTTGCAAAGAAAATCTCGGTTATAGGATTTGATATAAGTGAAAAGCGAATTGAGATGATGCGTAATAGTATCGACCCTAGTAATGAACTGGAAAAACAGGCATTTGAAGGTTGTGATATTACATTTACTACTTCCCTTGATTTGTTACGTGAAGCGAAGTTTTTTATTGTCGCTGTACCCACTCCTGTCGATGAGCATAATGTTCCTGACTTAACACCGGTAAAAAAAGCATCTGAGACAGTTGGTAAAGTAGTAAAGAAAGGAGATTATGTTGTTTTTGAGTCAACAGTTTATCCGGGTTGTACGGAAGAAGATTGTTTGCCCATCATTGAAAAATTATCCGGGTTAAAAAATATTACTGATTTTAAGTTGGGTTATTCTCCTGAAAGAATTAATCCGGGAGATAAAAATCATACGCTTTCGTCTATAATAAAAGTGGTATCCGGTTGTGATGCAACATCGCTTGAAGACATTGCAAAGACATATGAGCTTGTAGTGAAAGCCGGTGTGCACCGGGCTTCTTCAATTAAAGTAGCGGAGGCAGCAAAAATCATTGAGAACACTCAACGGGATTTGAATATTGCTTTAATGAATGAACTATCTATCATTTTTAATATGATGGGCATAAACACCTATGAAGTTTTAGAAGCTGCCGGAACAAAATGGAATTTCCTGAAATTTCAACCGGGACTCGTAGGCGGACATTGTATCGGCGTGGATCCTTATTATCTTACTTATAAAGCAAATGAACTGGGGTATGATGCTGAAGTGATATTAGCCGGAAGAAACATTAATGATAATATGGCTAAGTATGTTGCAAAAACCATCGTACAGCATCTTATTAAAAATACAGACGATGTAAAGAAGGCAAAAGTGCTGGTAAAGGGAGCAACTTTTAAAGAAAATGTAAGTGATATCCGTAATTCCAAAGTAGCGGATGTTGTAAAGGCGCTGGAGTCATATTATGTAAACGTAGAAGTGGAAGACCCGTATGCAGATTCAGATGAATTGAAACATGAATATGGTTTTGGATTGGTAGACAAAGTTTCAACTGATTATGATGCAGTGATTATAACAGTTCCCCATAATGATTACAAGGAACTGGGTGACGATTATTTTGCTTCTATTACAAAACCACATGCAATGATTGCTGACCTCAAAGGAATTTACCGTAATAAAATTTCAAACCGACAATACTGGAGTTTATAA
- the rfbC gene encoding dTDP-4-dehydrorhamnose 3,5-epimerase — protein MSFSVTPLKDVLIFEPKVFEDSRGFFFESYNENTFKSAGVNFHWVQDNQSLSSYGVIRGLHYQLNPYAQVKLVRVLVGEILDVVVDIRKTSPTYGHSYAIELSAKNKKQLFIPGGFAHGFSVLSEKAEMLYKCNEFYNRETEGGIIYNDPALKIDWRIPAGKEIVSDKDEALPLLADCKNNF, from the coding sequence ATGTCATTCAGCGTAACACCTTTAAAAGATGTATTGATCTTCGAGCCAAAGGTTTTTGAAGATAGCCGTGGTTTTTTCTTTGAGTCATATAATGAAAACACATTTAAGTCAGCTGGGGTAAATTTTCATTGGGTGCAGGATAATCAATCCTTATCTTCTTATGGAGTTATCCGGGGATTGCATTACCAGCTCAACCCGTATGCACAGGTAAAACTTGTAAGAGTGTTGGTTGGTGAGATACTGGACGTGGTAGTAGATATTAGAAAGACATCGCCGACCTATGGACATTCTTATGCAATTGAGTTATCAGCAAAAAACAAAAAACAGCTTTTTATTCCCGGAGGTTTTGCCCATGGTTTTTCTGTACTGAGTGAAAAAGCTGAAATGTTGTATAAATGCAATGAGTTTTACAATAGAGAAACCGAAGGAGGTATAATTTATAATGATCCGGCATTGAAAATCGATTGGCGCATACCGGCCGGTAAGGAAATAGTTTCAGATAAAGACGAAGCATTGCCTCTGCTGGCTGATTGTAAGAATAATTTTTAA
- a CDS encoding Glu/Leu/Phe/Val dehydrogenase — translation MSNYSFFGAVEKSFDKAAQFTKWDAGTLEQIKQCNAVYRMNFPVKIGDSIQVIKAYRVQHSHHKSPCKGGIRFSTSVNLDEVMALAALMTFKCAIVDVPFGGAKGGISIDPKKYTPYELEKITRRYTAELIKKNFIGPGTDVPAPDYGTGEREMAWILDTYTSMRPGEIDAAGCVTGKPITQGGVRGRREATGLGVFYGIREVCKMEDVMSKLGLSTGVEGKRVIVQGLGNVGYHAAKFFREGGAKVICIAEHDGAAFNENGLNEEELFQHKKKTGSVRNFPGGTHVDSSNEAIEMDCDILIPAALENVIDGDNAPRIKAKIIGEGANGPLTPEADEIFIKKNVLVVPDMYLNAGGVTVSYFEWLKNLSHVRYGRMEKRFTENMNAHILGQIEGLTGKTADERERDFILHGADEVDLVYSGLEETMINATHEIMRCWKSNPKIPDMRTAAYVVAINKVATSYAELGIFP, via the coding sequence ATGTCTAATTACAGTTTCTTTGGCGCAGTCGAAAAAAGTTTCGATAAAGCCGCACAATTTACCAAATGGGATGCAGGCACCCTGGAACAAATAAAACAATGCAATGCTGTTTACCGGATGAATTTCCCTGTGAAAATCGGTGATAGCATACAAGTAATAAAAGCTTATCGTGTTCAACACAGTCATCACAAATCTCCCTGCAAAGGCGGTATCCGTTTTTCAACTTCGGTAAACCTCGATGAAGTAATGGCACTTGCTGCACTGATGACTTTTAAATGTGCAATTGTAGATGTTCCATTCGGTGGTGCAAAAGGTGGTATCAGCATCGATCCGAAAAAATATACGCCATATGAACTTGAAAAAATCACACGTCGTTATACTGCAGAACTGATCAAGAAAAATTTTATCGGGCCCGGCACCGATGTGCCTGCACCTGATTACGGAACCGGTGAAAGAGAAATGGCGTGGATACTCGATACTTATACATCTATGCGGCCCGGCGAGATCGATGCGGCAGGTTGCGTAACTGGTAAACCAATTACACAAGGTGGTGTTCGTGGCCGACGTGAAGCTACAGGCCTCGGTGTGTTCTATGGTATTCGCGAAGTATGTAAGATGGAAGATGTAATGAGTAAATTAGGATTGAGTACAGGAGTTGAAGGTAAACGTGTAATCGTTCAGGGCTTAGGTAATGTGGGCTATCATGCTGCAAAATTTTTCCGTGAAGGTGGTGCAAAAGTTATTTGTATAGCTGAACATGATGGAGCTGCTTTCAACGAAAATGGGTTGAATGAAGAAGAACTGTTTCAGCATAAAAAGAAAACAGGCAGTGTAAGAAACTTTCCGGGAGGCACCCATGTCGACAGCAGCAACGAAGCAATAGAAATGGATTGCGATATTTTAATACCTGCTGCATTGGAAAATGTAATTGATGGTGACAATGCACCCCGCATTAAAGCGAAAATAATTGGTGAAGGTGCCAATGGCCCATTGACTCCTGAGGCCGATGAAATATTCATCAAGAAAAATGTACTGGTAGTACCAGATATGTATCTGAATGCTGGCGGTGTAACGGTGAGTTATTTTGAGTGGCTGAAAAACCTGAGTCATGTACGTTACGGAAGAATGGAAAAACGTTTTACAGAAAATATGAATGCACATATTCTCGGGCAGATAGAAGGACTGACTGGTAAAACAGCAGATGAAAGAGAAAGAGATTTTATTTTACATGGCGCTGATGAGGTCGATTTGGTGTACAGTGGACTGGAAGAAACAATGATCAATGCTACACATGAAATAATGAGATGCTGGAAAAGCAATCCAAAAATTCCTGATATGCGTACAGCCGCGTATGTAGTTGCTATTAATAAAGTAGCAACAAGCTATGCCGAACTGGGCATATTCCCATAA
- a CDS encoding UDP-glucose/GDP-mannose dehydrogenase family protein — protein MKIAVVGTGYVGLVSGTCLAETGNTITCIDVDEKKVDKLNAGEITIFERGLEGLYLRNRREGRLKFTTSLEEGIQGAQLIMLALPTPPGEDGSADLTYILKVAEDLGKLISSYHVIVNKSTVPVGTAEKVKAAIAKNYKGEFDVISNPEFLREGLAVEDFMRPDRIVIGTQSERAKKLMTELYEPFVRKGNPVFFMDERTAELTKYAANTFLATKITFMNEIAQLCERVGADVDLIRRAMGADDRIGQRFLFPGIGFGGSCFPKDVKALIHSAGEAGYPFKILKAVTEVNNLQRVALVSRIKKYFNNNLAGKKLAIWGLSFKPNTDDFREAPAKYMIEELLQAGAAIAAFDPEAMNNAKLEFKDRIEYGSSQYEVLMGCDALIIATEWGEFRSPDFERIGSLLKSKTIFDGRNMYSTGKMNELGFYYECIGRPVVTLKK, from the coding sequence ATGAAGATCGCAGTTGTAGGAACAGGATATGTCGGGTTGGTTAGCGGCACATGCCTTGCTGAAACCGGTAACACTATTACCTGCATTGATGTAGATGAAAAAAAAGTAGATAAACTAAATGCAGGGGAGATCACAATTTTTGAAAGAGGGCTGGAAGGATTATACCTGCGCAACAGGCGGGAAGGTCGACTAAAATTTACTACAAGTTTAGAAGAAGGAATTCAAGGGGCTCAGCTAATCATGCTTGCTTTACCTACTCCACCGGGAGAAGATGGCTCTGCAGATTTAACTTATATATTGAAAGTAGCTGAAGATCTGGGAAAACTGATCAGCTCATATCATGTTATTGTAAACAAAAGTACTGTGCCGGTAGGTACAGCCGAAAAAGTGAAAGCTGCTATTGCAAAAAATTATAAAGGAGAATTTGATGTGATCAGCAACCCTGAATTTTTAAGAGAAGGGCTGGCAGTGGAAGATTTTATGCGGCCAGACAGGATTGTGATCGGCACTCAATCTGAACGGGCAAAAAAACTGATGACTGAACTTTATGAGCCTTTTGTTCGTAAAGGAAATCCTGTTTTTTTTATGGATGAACGAACTGCCGAACTAACTAAATATGCTGCTAATACTTTTCTGGCAACAAAAATTACATTCATGAACGAGATTGCCCAATTATGTGAAAGAGTTGGGGCAGACGTTGATCTAATAAGAAGAGCAATGGGAGCCGATGACAGGATTGGTCAACGATTTTTGTTTCCCGGTATAGGTTTTGGTGGTAGTTGTTTTCCGAAAGATGTAAAAGCGTTGATACATTCTGCCGGTGAAGCAGGTTATCCTTTTAAAATACTAAAAGCTGTAACGGAAGTAAACAACCTTCAGCGGGTTGCATTGGTGTCGAGAATAAAAAAATATTTCAATAATAACCTTGCAGGAAAGAAGCTGGCAATATGGGGATTATCCTTTAAACCCAATACAGATGATTTTCGTGAAGCACCGGCAAAATATATGATCGAGGAACTTTTACAGGCAGGCGCCGCCATAGCTGCCTTTGATCCGGAAGCAATGAATAATGCAAAGCTTGAATTTAAAGACAGAATTGAATATGGTAGCAGCCAATATGAAGTGCTGATGGGTTGTGATGCATTGATCATTGCAACTGAGTGGGGAGAGTTCCGTTCACCGGACTTTGAAAGGATTGGAAGTTTATTAAAATCGAAAACAATTTTTGATGGCCGCAATATGTATAGTACCGGGAAAATGAATGAACTCGGATTTTATTATGAATGTATTGGCAGGCCTGTCGTTACCCTTAAAAAATAA
- a CDS encoding 3-deoxy-D-manno-octulosonic acid transferase: MFVFLYNIFLLLFRAGTHIASLFNPKAKKWVSGRKDIFENLEAAIPKDEKIIWMHCASLGEFEQGRPVLEKLKEQGTGHKILLTFFSPSGYEVQKNYKGADWVFYLPMDGASNARQFLEIVHPSLVIFVKYEFWYYYLKKIKYREIPFILVSAIFRKDMRSFKWFGGLQLKMLSRFNHIFLQNESSKQMLDELGAEKNYSVAGDTRFDRVIEIADNFKPIENIEHFCKGKKVLVAGSTWPEDEIILSTVTETLNSNDIMLIIAPHEITENHLAEIKKLFPGSINYSHLTTDNPIAIGSQPATQLIIDNVGMLARLYHYAHITFVGGGYKPTGVHNVTEAAVYGKPVLMGPYISKYIEAVELVKTGGGSVIKNADELNKVINELVLDKNKYHHSCEASFKYIRENAGAVKKILNYIQVNRLLTN, encoded by the coding sequence TTGTTTGTTTTTCTCTACAATATTTTCTTACTGCTGTTCCGGGCCGGTACTCATATCGCCTCGCTATTTAATCCTAAGGCAAAAAAATGGGTAAGTGGGCGGAAAGATATTTTTGAAAACCTGGAAGCTGCTATTCCAAAAGATGAGAAAATAATCTGGATGCATTGCGCTTCGTTAGGTGAGTTTGAACAAGGAAGACCCGTATTAGAAAAATTAAAGGAACAAGGTACCGGACACAAGATTTTGCTTACTTTCTTTTCCCCTTCAGGGTATGAAGTGCAGAAGAACTATAAAGGCGCCGATTGGGTTTTTTATTTGCCAATGGATGGTGCCAGTAATGCCAGGCAGTTTCTTGAGATCGTTCATCCTTCGTTGGTGATTTTTGTGAAATATGAATTCTGGTATTACTATTTGAAAAAAATAAAGTACCGGGAGATTCCCTTCATATTGGTTTCTGCTATTTTCAGAAAAGATATGAGATCATTTAAATGGTTTGGCGGATTGCAGCTTAAAATGCTTTCACGTTTCAATCATATTTTTTTACAAAATGAAAGTTCAAAACAGATGCTGGATGAACTGGGGGCCGAGAAAAATTATTCAGTCGCTGGTGATACACGGTTCGATAGAGTGATTGAAATTGCCGACAATTTTAAACCTATTGAAAATATTGAGCATTTTTGTAAAGGAAAAAAAGTTTTAGTAGCAGGCAGTACCTGGCCGGAAGATGAAATAATACTTTCTACAGTTACAGAAACTTTAAACAGCAATGATATAATGTTGATCATTGCCCCGCATGAAATAACAGAAAATCATTTAGCAGAAATAAAAAAATTATTTCCCGGGTCCATCAACTACTCTCATCTCACAACTGACAACCCGATAGCTATCGGGTCACAACCGGCAACTCAACTCATAATCGACAATGTAGGCATGCTTGCAAGACTTTATCACTATGCACATATCACATTTGTCGGTGGCGGCTACAAACCAACCGGTGTACATAATGTAACCGAAGCAGCAGTATATGGCAAACCTGTTTTAATGGGTCCCTATATTTCAAAATACATAGAAGCGGTTGAACTGGTAAAAACCGGTGGCGGTAGTGTAATAAAAAATGCTGATGAATTAAATAAGGTAATTAATGAATTAGTGCTGGATAAAAATAAATACCATCATTCATGTGAAGCTTCATTTAAATATATAAGGGAAAATGCCGGGGCAGTAAAAAAGATACTCAACTATATTCAGGTAAATCGCCTTTTAACCAATTGA
- a CDS encoding thymidine kinase, translating to MFIEPNFRPERRGWIEVICGSMFSGKTEELIRRLKRVKIANLKVEIFKPGIDVRYDAIKIVSHDENAIQSTPIDNSQKILLLAQDVDVIGVDEAQFFDNEIANVCDELAYRGIRVIVAGLDMDYLGNPFGQMPSLMAKADYVTKLHAICVKCGNIANYSYRKVPNDDQVMLGAKDVYEPRCRQCYNMKVE from the coding sequence ATGTTTATTGAACCTAATTTCAGACCTGAACGCCGCGGATGGATAGAAGTGATTTGCGGAAGTATGTTTAGCGGTAAAACAGAAGAACTTATACGCCGGCTGAAGCGGGTAAAAATCGCTAACCTGAAAGTCGAGATATTCAAACCCGGTATTGATGTGCGATACGATGCAATAAAGATCGTGTCGCATGATGAAAATGCTATACAATCCACGCCAATTGATAACTCACAAAAAATACTATTACTGGCGCAGGATGTAGATGTAATAGGTGTGGATGAGGCCCAGTTTTTTGACAATGAGATCGCTAATGTTTGCGACGAACTTGCCTACCGTGGCATTCGTGTTATTGTTGCTGGTCTTGATATGGATTATCTCGGCAACCCGTTTGGACAAATGCCCAGCCTGATGGCCAAAGCTGACTATGTGACCAAATTACATGCGATCTGTGTGAAATGCGGAAATATAGCTAACTATAGCTATCGTAAAGTGCCCAATGATGACCAGGTAATGCTCGGTGCTAAAGACGTGTATGAACCGCGGTGCAGACAATGCTATAATATGAAGGTGGAGTAG
- a CDS encoding ABC transporter permease: MYKSWWKITAVVLLVYTVVGGLLFKVPQLPALDETIRNLYFHVCMWFAMMILFTISVVNAIRYLRTFNLKYDIYARQYVAVGIVLGILGYATGAIWMSYTWADPNNPATASFSTIAREPKLIGAAIALLVYFAYMILRDSIQDMDKRARISSVYNIFAYAMLFPSIWIIPRILPSLHPGQDGNPALDVKNDIDGSMRMVFYPAVIGWTLLGVWIATLKIRVALLKDKTMLS, from the coding sequence ATGTATAAATCCTGGTGGAAAATTACAGCAGTAGTCTTACTGGTTTATACAGTTGTTGGCGGCCTCCTTTTTAAAGTGCCCCAACTACCTGCACTCGATGAAACGATCCGCAACCTTTATTTTCATGTATGTATGTGGTTTGCAATGATGATCCTCTTTACAATTTCGGTTGTAAATGCTATACGCTACCTGCGCACCTTCAATCTTAAATATGATATTTATGCAAGGCAGTATGTAGCTGTTGGTATTGTACTTGGGATATTAGGTTATGCTACAGGCGCCATCTGGATGAGCTATACATGGGCAGACCCGAATAATCCTGCTACTGCCTCTTTTAGTACAATTGCAAGAGAACCTAAACTAATCGGCGCCGCTATCGCCTTGCTTGTTTATTTTGCTTATATGATTTTGCGTGATTCCATACAGGATATGGACAAACGAGCCAGGATCAGCTCAGTGTATAACATATTTGCTTATGCAATGCTGTTCCCATCTATCTGGATCATTCCAAGAATATTACCGAGCCTGCACCCGGGACAAGATGGCAACCCAGCCCTGGATGTGAAAAATGATATTGACGGATCAATGCGAATGGTATTTTATCCTGCTGTGATCGGATGGACTTTATTGGGTGTTTGGATCGCTACTTTAAAAATAAGAGTTGCTTTACTGAAAGATAAAACGATGTTATCATGA
- a CDS encoding amidohydrolase has product MKKIFFLLTVITIGMKVFSQANVLPAPAQKGVMYIKNATIHVGNGTVIENGIIQVKDGKIEKVGKDIAIPASGAEVIDVKGKHVYPGLILPSSDLGLVEISAVKASSDVREIGDMNPNVRSIVAYNTDSKVINTLRSNGVLAANIIPQGSFLAGSSSVVQLDAWTWTDASMKTDEGMHLFMPSLMPRPSFGRFGGGGPGGPNASGGTPPDPVKEGLEQIEKLKAFFREAKAYNAATTHDETNIKYEAVKNLFNKTQKFYVHGNTVKQMLVALDFVKEFGFDVVIVGGSESWQIPDLLKQHNVSVILQQMHSLPTTTDDAVDQPYKSALALQKAGVLFAISDDDPQTRGRNLPFNAGTAVAYGLTKEEALAAISLNAAKIMGVGDKTGSIEAGKEANFIVSSGDILDMSKNNVTDAFIQGRKINLDDKQKQLNERYEQKYDLKKAPKPF; this is encoded by the coding sequence ATGAAAAAGATATTTTTTCTTTTAACCGTAATTACAATTGGCATGAAGGTTTTTTCGCAAGCCAATGTATTACCAGCACCAGCACAGAAAGGTGTTATGTATATTAAAAATGCAACCATTCATGTGGGCAACGGAACTGTAATTGAGAACGGCATCATCCAGGTGAAGGATGGTAAAATTGAAAAAGTAGGAAAGGACATCGCAATACCTGCATCAGGTGCAGAAGTTATTGACGTAAAGGGTAAACATGTTTATCCAGGTCTTATATTGCCATCAAGCGATTTAGGTTTGGTAGAGATAAGCGCTGTAAAAGCATCCAGCGATGTTCGTGAAATTGGTGATATGAACCCTAATGTACGTTCTATCGTTGCTTATAATACTGATTCAAAAGTTATCAATACACTTCGTTCGAATGGTGTATTGGCTGCGAATATTATTCCGCAAGGAAGTTTTTTAGCCGGTTCATCATCTGTAGTGCAACTGGATGCATGGACATGGACAGATGCTTCTATGAAAACAGATGAAGGCATGCACTTATTTATGCCTTCTTTAATGCCACGTCCCAGCTTCGGCAGATTTGGTGGCGGTGGACCGGGTGGTCCGAATGCAAGCGGTGGAACACCACCTGATCCGGTAAAAGAAGGACTGGAGCAAATAGAAAAACTGAAAGCATTTTTCCGGGAGGCAAAAGCTTATAATGCTGCAACCACACATGATGAAACAAATATTAAATACGAGGCGGTAAAAAACTTGTTTAATAAAACTCAGAAATTTTATGTGCATGGCAATACAGTAAAACAAATGCTGGTTGCATTGGACTTTGTAAAAGAGTTTGGCTTTGATGTGGTGATCGTAGGTGGCAGTGAAAGCTGGCAGATACCTGATTTACTAAAGCAACATAATGTTTCTGTCATTCTTCAGCAGATGCACAGCCTGCCCACTACAACAGATGATGCAGTTGACCAGCCTTATAAATCAGCATTGGCTTTGCAAAAAGCAGGTGTGTTGTTTGCAATATCTGATGACGACCCACAGACCCGCGGCCGTAACCTTCCTTTTAATGCAGGTACTGCTGTTGCTTATGGCTTAACAAAGGAAGAAGCGTTAGCTGCTATCTCATTAAATGCAGCAAAAATTATGGGAGTAGGAGATAAAACAGGAAGCATTGAAGCAGGAAAAGAAGCAAACTTTATTGTTAGCTCTGGTGATATATTGGATATGAGCAAAAACAATGTAACTGACGCCTTCATCCAGGGACGTAAAATAAACCTTGATGACAAGCAAAAACAATTGAACGAACGCTATGAACAGAAATATGATTTGAAAAAAGCACCTAAGCCTTTTTGA
- a CDS encoding DegT/DnrJ/EryC1/StrS family aminotransferase has product MRPIQMVDTKTQYQKIKSEVDRAVLDVIESSAFINGKPVHEFAAALSAYVGVKHTIPCANGTDALQIAMMALGLQPGDEVITPSFTYIATTEVIALLRLTPVFVEVDKKSFCVEAASIRKAITPKTKAIVPVHLYGQSSPMEEIMAIAKEFNLFVIEDTAQAIGSEYIFKDGTKKKTGSIGHVGATSFYPSKNLGGFGDGGALFTNDDELAAKMKMIANHGQSKQYYHDVVGCNSRLDSIQAAVLNIKLKHLDEYADERRKAADFYDKAFAGNEKIITPFRAAYSKHVFHQYTIVLNVKENASDFRNGLKEYLAKHSIPAMIYYPVAGHQQKMFETFAKQDISLPITDWLTERVISLPMHTELDHEQLGFITSKILDYINQ; this is encoded by the coding sequence ATGCGACCGATCCAGATGGTAGATACAAAAACCCAGTACCAGAAAATTAAATCTGAAGTGGATAGGGCTGTATTAGATGTAATCGAAAGCTCGGCTTTTATTAATGGTAAACCTGTTCATGAATTTGCAGCGGCGCTTTCTGCTTATGTTGGTGTAAAACATACAATACCCTGCGCTAACGGAACCGATGCCTTGCAGATTGCAATGATGGCTCTCGGTTTGCAACCCGGCGATGAAGTTATCACTCCTTCCTTTACTTATATTGCTACAACAGAAGTGATCGCTTTATTGAGGCTTACACCGGTTTTTGTTGAGGTAGATAAAAAATCATTCTGTGTAGAAGCAGCCTCTATCCGCAAAGCAATCACACCAAAAACAAAAGCAATTGTACCGGTTCATCTATACGGACAGTCTTCACCAATGGAAGAAATAATGGCAATTGCAAAAGAATTTAATTTATTTGTGATAGAAGACACTGCCCAGGCCATCGGCAGTGAATATATTTTTAAAGATGGAACTAAAAAGAAAACCGGTTCAATTGGTCATGTAGGCGCTACTTCATTTTATCCTTCTAAAAATTTAGGTGGTTTTGGTGATGGTGGGGCCTTGTTCACTAACGACGATGAACTAGCTGCTAAAATGAAAATGATTGCTAATCACGGGCAGAGCAAACAGTATTACCATGACGTGGTTGGTTGCAACAGCCGGCTCGATTCCATCCAGGCAGCTGTATTGAATATTAAATTGAAACACCTCGATGAATATGCTGATGAAAGAAGAAAGGCAGCTGATTTCTACGACAAGGCTTTTGCTGGCAATGAAAAAATAATTACTCCTTTCAGGGCTGCCTATTCAAAGCATGTGTTTCACCAATACACCATTGTGCTGAATGTAAAAGAGAATGCAAGTGATTTTAGAAACGGATTGAAAGAGTATTTGGCAAAACATTCAATTCCTGCCATGATCTATTACCCGGTAGCGGGACATCAGCAAAAAATGTTTGAGACATTTGCAAAGCAGGATATCTCTTTGCCGATTACTGATTGGCTAACAGAAAGAGTAATTTCGTTGCCAATGCATACAGAGCTGGATCATGAACAACTCGGCTTTATTACATCAAAAATTTTAGATTACATTAATCAATAA
- a CDS encoding cytochrome C biogenesis protein, whose translation MRQVLTLFKKDLLLEVRQQYSFYGILLYISATIFVLFNAVNEPEAKVWNGLFWVIQLFICINAVAKSFLQESKGRMLYFYSISSPVHFVISKLLFNSLLMLLMSMLSLLLFTLFLGNPLEKTLPFIGLVLLGGWSLSLVFSFLAAIAARAQQNAAIMAVLGFPLIIPQLILLMQLSKSAFVPLMVIPFTTILLLVALDILVIVLAVILFPFLWKD comes from the coding sequence TTGCGCCAGGTACTTACCTTATTTAAAAAAGATCTGTTGCTTGAAGTTCGGCAGCAATACAGTTTCTACGGAATACTGTTGTATATCAGTGCTACTATCTTTGTTTTATTTAATGCAGTGAACGAACCCGAAGCGAAAGTATGGAACGGGTTATTCTGGGTTATCCAGTTATTCATTTGTATAAATGCAGTAGCAAAAAGTTTTCTGCAGGAAAGCAAGGGCCGGATGTTATACTTCTATTCTATTAGCAGCCCTGTTCATTTTGTGATATCAAAGCTGTTATTCAATTCCCTGCTCATGCTGCTAATGAGTATGCTGAGTTTGTTATTGTTTACATTGTTTCTTGGTAATCCATTGGAAAAAACGCTGCCTTTTATCGGGCTGGTCTTACTCGGCGGATGGAGCCTCAGTCTTGTTTTTAGTTTTTTGGCAGCGATCGCTGCAAGGGCACAACAGAATGCTGCGATCATGGCTGTGCTCGGCTTTCCGCTTATCATTCCACAACTGATTTTGCTGATGCAATTATCAAAATCGGCTTTTGTGCCTTTGATGGTAATACCGTTTACAACAATACTTCTGCTTGTAGCACTTGATATACTGGTTATAGTCCTGGCTGTTATTTTATTCCCGTTTCTGTGGAAAGACTGA